In Roseomonas fluvialis, one genomic interval encodes:
- a CDS encoding Gfo/Idh/MocA family protein: protein MISSGRAVSRSHRRIGLAIIGAGRVGRFRGALARRHPMVDWIGVCDIRPERAAEVGALVQADLVSEDWRELLARPEVTAVIIATDEHLHVEPALFAADRGLSMMIEKPLATRLEDSARVLAEIERTGTDAVVGYTQRFRRRWLSAKERVRTGALGEVTMVTSRTLMNRLVALDAYRRAGDRSTVSPMVVSGTHAMDIALWLLDGKMPMEVYARSVDSVLGPQVQGIDGTAGLITFADGAVCQFGMSWALPVAWPAAVYSLDVAILGTSGVLTIDDTHRDIVLATDDPQTEGYAPDKRRLVDFLGSYPPGDMAFGELWGPMREETLGWFDRISLGVATPHATAAEAHRCLMMTKAFDRAAQLGRPVAFPIDATG from the coding sequence GTGATCAGTTCTGGCCGCGCGGTTTCCCGTTCACATCGCCGGATTGGCCTTGCCATCATTGGTGCTGGGCGCGTCGGGCGCTTCCGCGGTGCGCTGGCACGCCGCCACCCGATGGTGGACTGGATCGGCGTCTGCGATATCCGGCCCGAGCGAGCGGCGGAGGTAGGCGCGCTCGTGCAAGCCGACCTTGTCAGCGAGGACTGGCGGGAGTTGCTCGCCCGGCCCGAGGTGACCGCGGTAATCATCGCGACCGACGAGCATCTGCATGTCGAGCCTGCCCTGTTCGCTGCCGATCGGGGGCTTTCGATGATGATCGAGAAGCCGCTCGCGACGCGCCTTGAGGATTCAGCGCGAGTCCTCGCCGAGATCGAACGCACGGGCACGGATGCCGTCGTCGGCTACACGCAGCGCTTCCGGCGTCGCTGGCTCTCGGCGAAGGAACGCGTGCGAACCGGTGCGCTTGGCGAGGTCACGATGGTAACCTCGCGGACGCTCATGAACCGGCTCGTGGCGCTCGACGCCTATCGCCGTGCGGGGGACCGCAGCACGGTCTCGCCCATGGTCGTCTCCGGAACGCACGCGATGGACATCGCGCTCTGGCTGCTTGATGGAAAGATGCCGATGGAAGTCTATGCGCGTTCGGTCGATAGCGTGCTGGGGCCGCAGGTTCAGGGTATCGATGGAACGGCCGGATTGATCACCTTCGCTGATGGAGCGGTCTGCCAGTTCGGTATGTCCTGGGCCCTCCCTGTGGCTTGGCCGGCCGCCGTCTACAGCCTGGACGTCGCGATCCTGGGCACGAGCGGCGTGCTCACTATCGACGACACGCACCGAGACATCGTGCTGGCCACGGACGACCCCCAGACCGAGGGCTACGCGCCTGACAAGCGGCGCCTGGTCGACTTCCTTGGCAGCTACCCGCCCGGCGACATGGCCTTCGGCGAGCTTTGGGGGCCCATGCGGGAGGAGACCCTGGGGTGGTTCGACCGCATTTCACTCGGGGTCGCAACGCCCCATGCGACGGCAGCGGAAGCACACCGCTGCCTCATGATGACGAAAGCCTTCGACCGGGCGGCGCAACTCGGGCGGCCGGTGGCTTTTCCGATCGACGCGACGGGGTGA
- a CDS encoding 3'-5' exonuclease — protein MEKQRLVLWSIFEAVGAGLRDRKVVTWAHIFGRLAEQAAVGKSLGYDFVVVDEAQDLSMPEARFLAAMVGSKPDGLFFAGDLGQRIFQQPFSWKSLGIDVRGRSNSLRINYRTSHQIRTQADRLLPGIVSDVDGAQENRRGTVSLFDGPAPVIRLFKDEAAEGATVGAWIAERLREGYAPSEIGILVRSAAQAARARAAVKAAGAKAVEFDEKVKGAVGAVSISQMHLAKGLEFRAVAVIACDDEVLPLQERVEAVTDEADLVEVYETERHLLYVACTRARDRLWVSGVMPESEFLRDVLG, from the coding sequence GTGGAGAAGCAGCGGCTGGTGCTGTGGTCCATCTTCGAGGCGGTGGGAGCCGGGTTGCGGGACCGGAAGGTGGTGACTTGGGCGCACATCTTTGGCCGCCTCGCAGAGCAGGCAGCGGTGGGCAAGAGCCTCGGCTATGACTTCGTCGTCGTCGATGAGGCACAGGATCTGAGCATGCCCGAGGCGCGCTTCCTGGCCGCGATGGTGGGCAGCAAGCCGGACGGATTGTTCTTCGCCGGCGATCTGGGGCAGCGCATCTTCCAGCAGCCGTTTTCCTGGAAGTCGCTCGGCATTGATGTACGTGGCCGGTCGAACAGCCTGCGGATCAACTACCGGACCTCCCACCAGATACGGACCCAGGCGGACCGGTTGCTGCCGGGCATAGTCTCGGATGTGGACGGCGCGCAGGAGAACCGCCGCGGTACGGTGTCGCTGTTTGACGGTCCGGCGCCGGTGATCAGGCTTTTCAAGGATGAGGCGGCCGAGGGGGCGACTGTTGGGGCCTGGATCGCCGAACGATTGCGGGAGGGATATGCACCGTCCGAGATCGGCATCCTGGTCCGATCAGCCGCGCAGGCCGCCCGCGCGCGGGCGGCGGTGAAGGCGGCCGGCGCGAAGGCGGTGGAATTCGACGAGAAGGTCAAAGGGGCCGTGGGGGCGGTCTCGATCAGCCAAATGCACCTGGCGAAGGGGCTGGAGTTTCGCGCGGTGGCGGTGATCGCCTGCGATGACGAGGTGCTGCCGCTGCAGGAGCGCGTCGAGGCGGTCACGGATGAGGCCGACTTGGTGGAGGTCTACGAGACGGAGCGGCACTTGCTCTACGTCGCCTGTACCCGGGCGCGGGACCGCCTTTGGGTCTCTGGGGTGATGCCCGAATCGGAGTTCCTGCGGGATGTGCTCGGGTGA
- a CDS encoding TetR/AcrR family transcriptional regulator, which produces MPPTKVTPSQMAKPPRSRSVRKGAPVRVNRRADGQAREKAIVAAAITLFSELGFEATTRDLAARLGVTQPLIFSYFPTKDLLIERVYQEVFVGTWKPDWDTMIADRAIPLKQRLVTFYQDYARTVLRPEWIRLFMFSGLKGVGLNTRILRMIRERIFVAVLAEIRAAKKLPSPTTAREEERDLELVWGLHATIFYLGMRRFVFGMTVPQDLDAAIADKVEAFLEGAPAVMAGGQVTPSRRSEKPPAARVAPPGRRLSSS; this is translated from the coding sequence TTGCCACCGACCAAGGTTACCCCCAGTCAAATGGCAAAACCTCCGCGGTCCCGAAGCGTACGTAAAGGCGCACCCGTCCGTGTAAATCGTAGGGCAGACGGCCAGGCACGTGAGAAGGCCATAGTAGCCGCCGCGATCACGCTGTTTTCCGAACTCGGGTTCGAGGCGACGACGCGCGATCTGGCCGCACGACTGGGCGTCACACAGCCACTGATCTTCAGTTACTTTCCGACGAAGGACTTATTGATCGAGCGCGTCTACCAGGAGGTCTTCGTCGGCACATGGAAGCCGGACTGGGACACCATGATCGCCGATCGTGCAATACCGCTGAAGCAGCGCTTGGTGACGTTCTACCAGGACTACGCGCGTACGGTCCTGCGCCCGGAGTGGATTCGTCTCTTTATGTTCTCCGGACTGAAGGGGGTTGGGCTGAACACCCGCATCCTGCGCATGATCCGCGAGCGAATATTCGTCGCAGTGTTGGCCGAGATCCGCGCCGCGAAGAAGCTACCTTCGCCCACGACAGCGCGAGAGGAAGAGCGCGACCTCGAGCTCGTCTGGGGATTGCATGCCACGATCTTCTATCTGGGCATGCGCCGCTTCGTTTTCGGCATGACGGTCCCGCAGGACCTGGATGCGGCCATCGCCGACAAGGTCGAGGCGTTCTTGGAAGGTGCCCCGGCCGTCATGGCCGGCGGCCAAGTCACCCCGTCGCGTCGATCGGAAAAGCCACCGGCCGCCCGAGTTGCGCCGCCCGGTCGAAGGCTTTCGTCATCATGA